Proteins found in one Leguminivora glycinivorella isolate SPB_JAAS2020 chromosome 4, LegGlyc_1.1, whole genome shotgun sequence genomic segment:
- the LOC125225437 gene encoding cytochrome b5-like — protein MSNQKQYTRAEVEAQNTQNATLFVIHNKVYNVTPFLDEHPGGHEVLVGVGGTDASEDFDDIGHSIDARDIMKKYLVGEIVESERVEKAKKIVKWDDVKNDGGSGFLSIWRIPLIAAVVASLVYLYFT, from the coding sequence ATGTCCAACCAGAAACAATACACGCGCGCCGAAGTCGAGGCCCAAAACACACAAAACGCCACCCTCTTTGTCATCCACAACAAAGTGTATAACGTCACACCGTTCTTGGACGAACATCCTGGCGGTCATGAGGTCCTGGTAGGCGTAGGAGGCACGGACGCATCCGAAGACTTCGACGATATAGGACACAGCATCGACGCTAGAGACATTATGAAGAAATATCTCGTGGGTGAAATAGTCGAGTCTGAAAGAGTCGAGAAGGCGAAGAAAATTGTCAAATGGGATGATGTCAAAAATGATGGAGGGTCAGGATTCTTGAGCATTTGGCGTATTCCCTTGATAGCTGCGGTGGTGGCGTCGCTAGTGTATCTATACTTCACGTAA
- the LOC125225445 gene encoding cytochrome b5-like, with amino-acid sequence MSVRRFTRKEIESRNHRGDAAIIIDNVVYDVTGFLEDHPGGAEVLLDNAGTDATKCFRDVGHSDDAHAWREQYVMGEVVEEEKWPVEPRDKQLDTTREPLSFGALVGVALPPIGLAIVSAVLYFYLFG; translated from the coding sequence ATGTCTGTGCGTCGTTTTACAAGGAAAGAGATTGAATCTCGTAACCACCGCGGCGATGCAGCGATCATCATAGACAATGTAGTCTACGATGTGACGGGTTTTCTTGAGGACCACCCAGGCGGTGCGGAAGTGTTGTTGGATAACGCAGGAACTGATGCGACGAAATGTTTCCGCGATGTGGGGCACAGTGATGATGCTCACGCGTGGCGTGAGCAGTACGTTATGGGGGAGGTAGTGGAGGAGGAGAAATGGCCGGTGGAGCCTCGAGACAAGCAGCTGGATACAACGAGGGAGCCCCTTTCATTTGGAGCGTTAGTCGGAGTGGCGTTGCCCCCTATTGGTCTTGCGATCGTGTCTGCGGTTCTATACTTCTACCTCTTTGGGTAG
- the LOC125225526 gene encoding cytochrome b5-like, with amino-acid sequence MSDKRFSRAEVASYNQKDNVVLIIHNHVYDVKAFLDEHPGGHEVLVNVVGKDASEDFDDIGHSLDAKELMKKYRIGELVDEDKTPEKKRPQYNNVTTVKEEGFLAAWKLPIFLGIIATVVWQYFFN; translated from the coding sequence ATGTCCGACAAACGCTTCTCGCGCGCCGAGGTCGCCTCATACAACCAGAAAGACAACGTTGTCTTAATTATCCACAACCACGTGTACGATGTCAAAGCGTTCCTCGACGAACATCCTGGCGGCCATGAGGTCCTAGTCAACGTTGTCGGTAAAGATGCGTCAGAAGACTTCGACGATATCGGACACAGTCTAGACGCTAAGGAGCTAATGAAGAAATACAGAATCGGCGAGCTGGTCGATGAGGATAAAACGCCTGAGAAAAAACGACCCCAATACAATAACGTTACTACCGTTAAAGAAGAAGGTTTTTTAGCTGCTTGGAAGCTGCCCATCTTCCTTGGGATCATAGCGACAGTGGTTTGGCAATACTTCTTCAACTAG